A region of the Primulina eburnea isolate SZY01 chromosome 7, ASM2296580v1, whole genome shotgun sequence genome:
GTTCAGATGTTGAAGCTTGTTCGATATTGTCGAACAATAATGTTAACGTCGAGAATATGTTGATTTGTCTGTTTTACAGCAGTGTGAAAGATTTGATTAGACTATGTTTTTGGTTAATCTAAGAttctgtcaattaattattctacTCTCAATTGAAGCAAATGCTTTATGTGTGGGTGTGATCCATTTACATGTGGAGTTTTGTAAGTAATCATTGTGTCTTATCCAGGTCAAACTTTTGTCATCTCAAAGAGACCCATGAAGGGACATGGAAGAGAAATGATCCAGTTAGGTGTTCCAATTGCAGATGCACCTCGTGAGGACGAAGCTGCTGCTGGAACCTCTACAGGCATGTTGAAGGATCAAGGAAATTATTTaacaatttcttttctttttaggGGGTTGGCAGAATTGGGTCAGAGTGCTCACCCTCTCACCACCATCCCCTTTTCTTATTGGACACATTTACTAGAATTACAAATAAATTTTGCAGATCCCAAAGCAGAGCCGATTCCTGACTTGCTGCATGATGTTATTGAACGGTTGCTAAATGTACATGCTTTCAGTGTAAAGCCAGACTCATGTGTCATAGATATTTTTAACGAGGTTTCCCCTGATAACTTAACTTTAAAGAATTTGATGATTTGCTAGCTGAGCCGGGCAGATCTAACTTGTTTTTTCATACTTCAAGGGTGATTACTCACAGCCTCGTATCTGGCCACAGTGGGTTGGAAGGCCTGTATGTTTACTGTTCTTGACCATTTGTGAGATGACTTTTGGTAAGGTAATAGCTATGGATCATCCTGGGGATTATCGAGGTGCTCTAAAACTCTCCCTTTCTCCTGGGTATATAACAGCTTTCTTTTCTCCTCTAGATTACCACCTTATATATTATTCTACCTTTTATATTTGAACAAATCACGTAACCCTTTGTTTTCCAAAGATCTAGTTTGGAATTAGATTCAAATGTTCTGTGACTGTACGTGCTAATTTCCTTGGTTGGTTTATTCATCATCAAGTCTGTGATAAACACTACTTCTTTTGTTTAATATCATGGAATATTTTCTGCACTGCATTTATGTTTTCATTCCTGTCACAAGTTACCATGATTTTGTCCTGTTATGTAAatggttttaattatttttaacgaACAGATCCATTCTTGTCATGGAAGGAAGCTCCGCTGATTTTTGCAGACATGCCATATCTTCCACGCGGAATCAGCGAATACTTGTTACGCTGACAAAATCACAAACGAATAAGTATCCTTCTGGAGAAGTTCATCGTTTTCCTACTCCACTGACGCATTCCTCATATTGGGTCCCGCCACTTAGCAGATCACCGAGTCACATACATCTGGTGGCGGGAAAACATCTTGGCTCCATTCCAACTGCTGTGGTGCCACGTACTGCAACTGGTCATCCTCATTTGCCCCGGCCAAATGGCGTCCAGCCTGTATTTGTTCCAGTCCCTCTTGCTCAAGCCGTAGCATTTCCTGCTCCAGTTGTTCTACCTCCTACTGTTGCTGGATGGTCTACAGCTCCTCCCAGGCATCCTCCACCTCGTTTGCTGGCCCCTGGCACGGGTGTCTTTCTTCCTCCGCAGGGTTCTGGTAATGCATCAAATCCACCCTCATCTACCCCAGCAACTGAAAATATGACCATGGAGGCACCATCTTTGTCAGATAAGGCTTTGGGCCAATCAAATGGTACAAGCACCTCTGCGGAAGTGGACAATCAATCTTCAAAGCAGGAATGCAATGGAAGTATAGATGGAATGAGAGGGGAGACGGTAATTGAGAAGCAAGAGCTGGATCAAAATCTCATTTCAGCTAAATCAACTGCATCAGTTTAGGTAAACAGAGGAATATATAGAGAAGCTTCAAGgcataaaaatttaagattGGAGACAGGCAGCAAACTTCAATGAGTTCAGAAAAAATGCGAAGAGCGGCAAATATCAAGAGTTACACACTTCCAGCAGGGTGAATGGAGAGAGTACCCTTGCTTTTTGGTATATTGTTGCCTTTACACGGCACACTTTATTCACACGATGAGCTTTTGTTGATGTTGGATTATATCGTAGTTTCCATCTCTTTCATTTTTCAGTAATATAGTAGGAATGGTTCCTTTTTTCCTACTGGCCTGATTTTTCGGTCTAAAGATAGGATGTTTAGCATACGACTATGCAGGTTTTTGACACTTGAGCTTTGATTCTTGAAGTGGTTCTTTGTTGTTCTTAACCCTTCACCATAGCTGAGGACTCAGCTGGTAGATTCATGGAAATTTTGGCTTAAGAACAATATGATTTTGATGGTAGCCTGTGAACTTTGAGACTATGAAATCGTCTACACAGAGACAAGATTGATTTATCTCAGCTGTCCGGTGAAATTTAGTTAACTTGTTTGGTCATGCTCGGTAGGCCCGAAGTTCTGATTATGATCAAGTGAAGAAAATTGAAATATAAGTCGATGGATCACTTTGATTTATAGGATGTGTCAGTAGTAAAAGTGCAAGATTAGGTCTTTTGAATTTACTGACATGACTCTAGCTCAGAAATGGTTCTTTGAAAATGGGAGCCGACTCTGGGGCTAATTGAACTTTTTATTTCATGATTCTGATGAatgttaataa
Encoded here:
- the LOC140837299 gene encoding RNA demethylase ALKBH10B isoform X1; the encoded protein is MEMQSGAVVVPEKIPWYNHHQHPMDEKEGFLMWLRGEFAAANAIIDALCYHMQSVGEPGEYDGVMGCIQQRRCNWNAVLHMQQYFSVADVIYALQQAGWRRQQKVVGFEGGGRKEYRRGGRGYRGGAEAHGFGREVNGKAWSVNEKSKVYANGKVMEEEGLVEVKSEEDDNEELDEKSEVENTQGAVVQVEDKREGSSNVDEAGVLQKLPEKHNLRISSKTFVATEIFDGESMNVVDGMKLFENLFDISETSKLTSLVNDLRAAGRRGKLRGQTFVISKRPMKGHGREMIQLGVPIADAPREDEAAAGTSTGMLKDQGNYLTISFLFRGLAELGQSAHPLTTIPFSYWTHLLELQINFADPKAEPIPDLLHDVIERLLNVHAFSVKPDSCVIDIFNEGDYSQPRIWPQWVGRPVCLLFLTICEMTFGKVIAMDHPGDYRGALKLSLSPGSILVMEGSSADFCRHAISSTRNQRILVTLTKSQTNKYPSGEVHRFPTPLTHSSYWVPPLSRSPSHIHLVAGKHLGSIPTAVVPRTATGHPHLPRPNGVQPVFVPVPLAQAVAFPAPVVLPPTVAGWSTAPPRHPPPRLLAPGTGVFLPPQGSGNASNPPSSTPATENMTMEAPSLSDKALGQSNGTSTSAEVDNQSSKQECNGSIDGMRGETVIEKQELDQNLISAKSTASV
- the LOC140837299 gene encoding RNA demethylase ALKBH10B isoform X2, coding for MEMQSGAVVVPEKIPWYNHHQHPMDEKEGFLMWLRGEFAAANAIIDALCYHMQSVGEPGEYDGVMGCIQQRRCNWNAVLHMQQYFSVADVIYALQQAGWRRQQKVVGFEGGGRKEYRRGGRGYRGGAEAHGFGREVNGKAWSVNEKSKVYANGKVMEEEGLVEVKSEEDDNEELDEKSEVENTQGAVVQVEDKREGSSNVDEAGVLQKLPEKHNLRISSKTFVATEIFDGESMNVVDGMKLFENLFDISETSKLTSLVNDLRAAGRRGKLRGQTFVISKRPMKGHGREMIQLGVPIADAPREDEAAAGTSTDPKAEPIPDLLHDVIERLLNVHAFSVKPDSCVIDIFNEGDYSQPRIWPQWVGRPVCLLFLTICEMTFGKVIAMDHPGDYRGALKLSLSPGSILVMEGSSADFCRHAISSTRNQRILVTLTKSQTNKYPSGEVHRFPTPLTHSSYWVPPLSRSPSHIHLVAGKHLGSIPTAVVPRTATGHPHLPRPNGVQPVFVPVPLAQAVAFPAPVVLPPTVAGWSTAPPRHPPPRLLAPGTGVFLPPQGSGNASNPPSSTPATENMTMEAPSLSDKALGQSNGTSTSAEVDNQSSKQECNGSIDGMRGETVIEKQELDQNLISAKSTASV